The Nerophis lumbriciformis linkage group LG04, RoL_Nlum_v2.1, whole genome shotgun sequence genome contains the following window.
CTTATTAATCAGGCTTTTCACTAAtcatctgcttttttttttaactttattgggttatttatatttaaatgtttacatttgttttattgtatgttctgttacatatatatatatatatatatatatatatatatatatatatatatatatatatatatatatatatatatatatatatatatatatgcatatatatatatatatacacaggtatatatatatatacacatatatatacatatatatatatacatatatatatatatatatatatacatatatatatatatatatatatatatatatatatatatatatatatatatatatatacatatatatatatatatatagtcgaggttactttagtttatccgttatacaatgCTGAATCTTGGGGTGGAGCGGAATATGCGGTCAGGATTTTAAAATCCCCTGAGGAGCAGGCTTGTAGggttgaaatagcctctgtgtttttatatgtacagtacatatatatatatatatatatatatagatatatatatatatgtacatatatctggtatgcggtcaggtttaggcctgcctcagggaagaggacgtccctgccatgcacagtccaccacaggcactggtggaggtgcgacaggcctaaggcccagcggcaagaccaccttgctgtaattacaatatatgtatacgtatgtatgtatgtatgtgtgtatgtataaaacgTGATcaaatatatgtacatgtacgacgttaatttgagttattctccagtgtgatTGCCTCAAAGGTGGCGTTTTACCTCATATCCTTAGTGCCATGTTTTTTATTGTCCATTatgctgtgtgtgcgtgcgtgcgtgcgtgtgtgtgtgtgtttgttatcttctcttcttctattattatttcttttgtttgttttgtttagtgcagcactttgtgtttgccacctGCCTGTGCATGAAAAGGGTTATTGTTACgcttgcgtggcattgtgatgccggaggtcgtcttttcaagatgcaggaaggtgagaataaatgatttattctagttgcagaacaaaatatgctgcgcggtgcccacggcacggaaaacaaaagggtagccaaaagatgctgatatcaaaaatgcagactatgagcgaaaccaagagcgtaacttgttgcatgggagcaaacaagaccaacagacggagtgaggccagcgcataaactaaatagccctctgattagtgcccgggcaacaggtgcgcgtccggaacactaaccagaggcaggtgaatgtaatctgccgtcatggcaacagaaacaaacaaactcaagaggtgctgaaaacacaagtgacttgaaaacaaacagaatatgatccgggcagcggatcataacagttatgtaaataaagtttgatttgataatacaaaataaaccaaaataaggtATCAAATGAAGTAAAACATCAGACATAATAAAACACAACATTGTAAAACATAAACTACGATATTGTACAAAATAACCCACATTAACATAGAGAAAAAACAACATATCGTACAAAATGAACAAACATATTGCAAAAATGATACTACAATTTTCTACCGAATAAACCTCAAAATCATAAAATATACGTACATTACAGTACGATTTACTaaaaaataaactacaatatCATACACAATAAACCACATTATAAAACATCAACTAAATGATCATAAAACATCAACTAAAATATCGCACAAAATAAACCATAATATcgtaaaaaaaatagacctaaatatgATTCAACATAAAGATATTATCATACAACATAAATCTCATCATGATACAAAATAAATCACAACAATGTATAAAATCAACAAATTCATCTTACAAAAGAAAGCACAATTTCACACAAAAAAGCTAcaaaatcacaaaaaattaaCTACAATGTCTTCAAAATTAAATTTattaaaccacaaaataaaccacaatatcgcacaaaaaaaatttcagtatcacacaaaattagctacaatatcatataaaataaagtacaatatcgtacaaaataaaaaacaatataataaattATAAACAACAAAATCTTATATCATATGTTGTACGATATTGTAATTTGTGTTCTATGATATTGTGGTTTATGTATTACAATATTGTGCTTTATGTCATACGATATTGTggtttataataatattatatagcaTAAACCACAATATAAAGCACAGTATCGGACGACATAAAGCAAAATATCGTACGACATACAGCAAAATATCGTACGACATAAAGCAAAATATCGTACGACATACAGCAAAATATCGTACGACATAGGCAAAATATCGTACAACATAAAGCAAAATATCATACGACATAATGCAAAATACCATACAATATTGTACAAAATACAGCACAATATTGTACGACAAAAAATTACACTATTGTACGACATAAAGCACAATATCGTGCGTCATAAATTACAATATCATATGAAATCCTGCAGAATATTGTACGACAAAGCACAATATCAGTAGACAAAAATTACAATATCATACTACTTAAACCACAATATCATGCGATATAAATTACAATATCGTACGACCTAAAGCACAATATCGTGCGACATAAATTTAAATATCGGATGACATGAAGCACAATATCGTACGACATAAAGCATAATATCGTAGGACATTAATTACAACATCGTACAACATAAAGCACAATAACGTGTGACATAAATTACAATATTGCATCATGACATGAAGCACAACATCGTAGGACATAAATTACAACATCGTACGACGTGAAGCACAATATCGTACGACATAACTACAACATAGTATGACTTGAAGCAAAATATCGTAGGTTAAAAAACTACAACATCGTACGACGTGAAGTACAATATCATACGACATGAAGCACAATATTGTACGACATAAAATACGTATCGTAAAACATTAAGAACAACATCTCAGGACATAAATTAAAACATCGTACGACATGAAACACAACATCGTAGGACATAAATTCCAACATCGTTCGACGTGTAGCACAATATTGTAGGACATAAATTACAACATCGTACGACATGAAGCACAAGATTGAAGACCATTAATTACAACATCATACGGCATAAATTACAACATCGTACGACATCAAGCACAACATCGTAGGACATAAATTACAATATCGTACGATGTGAAGCACAATATCGTAGGACATAATTTACAACATCGTTCGACGTGTAGCACAATATTGTAGGACATAAATTACAACATCGTACGACATGAAGCACAACATCGTGCGGCATTAATTACAACATCGTACGACATAAATTACAACATGAAGCACAACATGGTAGGACATAAATTACAACATGAAGCACAACATGGTATGACATAAATTACAACATCGTACGATGTGTAGCACAATATCGTTCGACATAAATTACAACCTCGTACAACGTGAAGCACAACATCGTATGACATAAATTACAACATCGTATGACATAAATTACAACATCGTACGACCTGTAGCACAATATCGTAGGACATAAATGACAACATCGTACGACGTGAAGCACAAGATCGTAGGACATAAATGACAACATCGTACGACGTGAAGCATAACATCGTATGACATAAATGACAACATCGTACGACATGAAGCACAATATCGTAGGGCATAAATGACAACATTGTAGTACATAAATGACAACATCGTACGACATGAAGCACAACATCGTAGGACATAGATGACAACATCGTAGGACATAAAGGACAACATCTCACGACGTGCAGCACAATATCGTAGGACATAAATTAAGAACATCATAGGACATAAATTACAACATCGTAGGACAGAAATTACAACATCGTATGACATGAAGCACAATATCGTAGGGCATTAATTACAACATCGTACAACATGAAGCACGATATCGTAGGGCATTAATCACAACATCGTAGGACATGAAGCAATATATCGTAGGACATCAATTACAATATCGTAGGACATGAAGCACAACATCGTAGGACATAAATGACAACATCGTACGACATGAAGCACAACATCGTAGGACATAAATGACAACATCGTACAACGTGAAGCACAACATCGTAGGACATAAATGACAACATCGTACGACATGAAGCACAACATCGTAGGACATAAATGACAACATCGTATGACGTGAAACACATCGAAAGACATAAATGACAACATGGTACGACGTGAAGGACAACATCGTAGGACATAAATGACAACATCGTACGACGTGAAGCACAACATCGTAGGACATAAATGACAACATTGTACGACGTGAAGCACAACATCGTAGTACATAAATGACAACATCGTACGACGTGAAGCACAACATCGTAGGACATAAATGACAACATCGTACGACGTGAAGCACAACATCGTAGGACATAAATGACAACATCGTACGACGTGAAGCACAAGATCGTAGGACATAAATGACAACATCGTACGACGTGAAGCACAACATCGTAGGACATAAAGGAAGGAAGACCAGGAGAAGTCGTCCCAATGGAGCCACTTAAGATGATTGCCGTCCAACTGAGGACCTGAACGAGCGCGGGAGCTGTCAAAGTTGGATTTACTGCTCAGTCCGACTCCTCCCACTCCGACAATCCCATGATTTACTCAAATCACCGCTGCCGCCGTGCCTGAAGAATGTCAGCCCATAAAAGTGTGAAGACCGTGCCAGCTGCCGGCGCTTTCTGCCGCCACACAAACCATGGAGGTTTTCTTCCTTGCCGCTTTTGTTTTCTTTGCCCGTGGACGTTCAAGCGGCCATGAAGTCGTCATCCATTCCACAGGAAATAATGTCAACTGAACTCATCCCTTCCAGTCGGCCCACACCGATCGCAATATCATACAACTTAAACATCAATATCATACAACTTAAACATCAATATCATACAACTTAAACATCAATATCATACAACATAAACATCCATATCATACAACATAAACATCAATATCATacaacataaacatcaacatCGTACAACATAAACATCAATATCGTACAACATGAACATCAATATCTTACAACATAAACATCAATATCATACAACATAAACATCAATATCTTACAACATAAACATCAATATCGTACAACATAAACATCAATATCATAAAACATAAACATCAATATCATACAACATAAACATCAATATCATACAACATAAACATTAATATCGTACAAAATAAACCTAAATATcctacaacataaacattgatatcaTACAACGTAAACATTGATATCATACAACATAAACCACAATATATTACAACATAAACATTAATATTGTACAACATGAACATCATATCGTACAACATAAACATCATTATCGCACACGATAAATATCAATAAcgtataacataatattgtacaaCATAAACATCAAGTAGAAAAACtacaataagataaaaaaataaatcacattatcATAAAACATAAACTACAATATTGTACAACATAAACATCAATACCGTAAACATTAACATCAATATCATATAACATACAACATAAACATCAATATTGTACAGCATACAACACAAACATCAATATCGTACATCATACAACATAAACATCGATATCATACAACATAAACATCGATATCATACAACATAAACATCAATATAATACAACGTAAACGTCAATATAATACAACATGAACATCAATATCATACAACATAAACATCAAGTAgaaaacaaactacagtgagatAAAAAATGCATTACAATATCATAAAACAAAAACTACAATAAGATAAGAAATGTATCACAATATCATAAAACATAAACTACAATAAGATTAAAAATATAAAGCACGGTGGGTACTGTAAGGGGTAGGGTTTactgttacatattgtaaaatgtgcagatgcctcaacttgctgttgccatgatccatcatactgtactgtctgcaaaattcaataaaaatatttgaaaaaatatatatatatataaagcacaaTATCACAAAACATAAACTAcaatattgtacaaaataaactacagtaagataaaaaaacaaatcacAATATCATAAAACATAAACTACAATATTGTGCAACATAAACATCAGTATCAAACAACATGAATGTCAATATCGTACAAAATTAACCTAAATATCATAGAACGTAAACGTCAATATCAAACAACATAAAAATCAATATCATACAACATAAACATCAATATCGTACAACGTAAACGTTGAAATCATACAATATAAATATCAATATCGTACAACATAAACATCAATATCATACAACATAAACATCAATATcgtacaacataaacataaatatcaTACAACATAAACATCAATATCATACAACATAAACATCAATATCATACAACATAAACATCAATATCTTACAACATACACATCAATATCGTACAACATAAACATCAATATCATAAAACATCAATATCATACAACATAAACATCAATATCGTACAAAATAAACCTAAATATcctacaacataaacattgatatcaTACAACGTAAACGTTGATATCATACAACATAAacatcaatatattacaacataaACATCAATATTGTACAACATGAACATCAATATCGTACATCATAAACATTAATATCATCGCACACGATAAATATCAATAACGTATAACATAAACATCAATATCGTACAACATAAATATCAATATTGTACAACATAAACATCAAGTAAAAAAACTACAATAAGATACAAAATACATCACATTATCATAAAACATAAACTACAATATTGTACAACATAAACATCAATACCGTAAACATTAACATCAATACCATATAACATACAACATACACATCAATATCGTACAGCATACAACACAAACATCAATATCGTACATCATACAACATAAACATCGATATCATACAACATAAACATCAATATAATACAACATAAACGTCAatataatacaacataaacatcaaTATCATACAACATAAACATCAAGTAGAAAATAGACTACAGTGAGATAAAAAAATGCATTACAATATCATAAAACAAAAACTACAATAAGATAAGAAATTTATCACAATATCAAAAAACAAACtacaataagattaaaaaaataaagcacGATATCACAAAACATAAACTAcaatattgtacaaaataaactACAGTAAGAGGAAAAACAAATCACAATATCATAAAACATAAACTACAATATTGTACAACATAAACATCAATATCAAACAACATAAATGTCAATATCGTACGAAATTAACCTAAATATTATAGAACGTAAACGTCAATATCAAACAACATAAACATCAATATCATACAACATAAACATCAATATCATACAACATAAACATCAATATCGTACAACGTAAATGTTGATATCATACAATATAAACATCAATATTGTACAACATAAACATCATTATcgtacaacataaacataaatatcaTACAACATAAACGTCAATATCATACAACATGAACATCAATATCGTACAACATAAACATCAATATCTTACGACATAAACATCAATATCATACAACATAAACATCAATATCATACAACATAAACATCAATATCGTACAACAAAAACATCAATATCGTACAACATAAACATCAATATCGTACTACATAAATATCAATATCATACAACATAAACATCAATATCATACAACATAAACATCAATATCGTACAACATAAACATCAATATCGTACAACATGAACATCAATATTGTACAACATAAACATCAATATCGTACAACATAAATATCAATATCATACAACATAAACATCAATATCATACAACATAAACATCAATATcatacaacataaacataaatatcgTACAACATGAACATCAATATCGTACAACATAAACATCACGTAGAAAATAAACTACATTAAGATAAAAAATACATCAcaatatcataaaacatgaactaCAATAAGATAAAAATCATCAAACATGAAAATGTAGACACAATATGAAAACATGATGTCCCCCATGACAGCTGTGTTGATGTGAACTTGCATTTGAAAAGGTACTGGGAATGAAATGTTTTCAAAGAGCAAAGTTGGTTTCTTTTGAAATGTTGTCTTGTCCAGATGTTCAGAGAATGACACACTTGTGTATCTCCCTGCCTCCCGCATGTCGAGTCCAGCAGCTCTCACTAATCATCTTCCCTACGACATCCTCGGCACCAACTAACCTCCCCAATGGAGCCGTCTGGCTCCTTGCCTCCACCTTCCCCTTACACCTTCCCCATCCTCCCCAACCTGTCCCTGCCTTCCTCCGCCCCCTCCACCTCTCCCAGCCTGGCCTCCACAGCTCTATTCTGCTCGCTCCTGTCCCTGCTCTCCCTTCTGGGCATCATAGGGAACTTGTACACTCTGGTGCTCCTCCTGAGGCGCAGGAAGGGCAGGAGGAGAAGCGGGGTGGGACTAACCTGCTGCTTGATGAGAGTACCCGCGCCCTCGTGCCTGGCCGACCCTTCCTCCGGCTCCCCTTCCTCCTCGCCGCTCTCCTCCGCCACCTCCTCGTCCTCCCTCCACCTCCAGGTGCTGAGCCTGGCTCTGGCCGACCTGCTCTACCTGTTCACCGCCCCCTTCATCGTCTATGACAGCCTGGCGTCCGGCTGGGCCTTCGGCGAGCTGGGCTGCCGCCTCCTCCTGAGTCTGGACCTCCTCACCATGCATGCGTCCATCTTCACGCTGACCGCCATGAGCCTGGACCGCTACCGGGCAGTAGCACACCCGTTGCACACCTCCTCCACAAACTCCTCTGGCCTGCTGAGAGTGAGCTTGGCCTGGGGGCTGGCTGTGGCTCTGAGTCTTCCCATGATGATCACCCTGCACCTGGAGGACGGGGAGGACCAGGAGGGCCAGCTGTGTGTGCCCGCGTGGGACGAGCAGAGCTCCAAGGCCTACCTAAGCGTGCTCTTCTGCACCAGCATTCTTGGCCCTGGCCTGGCTATCGGGGCTCTCTATGCTACGCTCGGCCGCCTCTATTGGGTGTCTCAAACCCGTGCCCCATGGGGTACGGGAACTAGCACTGCTTGCCCTGCCCGCGCTCCAAAACCCAAAGTCCTGCTCCTCATCTTGGGCATCGTCCTGGCATTTTGGGCCTGCTTTCTCCCTTTCTGGATCTGGCAGCTCCTGCCTCTGTACCAGCCGGATATGCTAAGGACAGTACCGGTGGGCACGCAGGTCACGGTCAACCGGATCCTAACGGGGCTGACATACGGAAACTCTTGCGTGAATCCATTCTTTTACACACTACTGACCGGCAAAAGAAGACGCAACCGGCAGACGCTGACGTCGGCAAATCAGCTTTGCCGCAAGAGCAGTCCGATGCGGTAAAGGTTCTGGAACTGCCTTACACGACAaccgtacagtatgtgtgttttctCACAAAGGAGCCAAACGTGCTATAATTTCGTACTTTTTCAGTTTTCACAATGGACACCACCAAAGACCAATAATTCTATTTGTGTCAGTCAGAACAGAATTGTTTGAATAACacattttgttttataaacaGTGCAAATATGACAATCTTAGTCAGTCAGGGGGGTCCAAAATGTGTCCTGCAGCTCAAACAAGAAAGCTAAGAAGTTCATTATAATACACATCCATTACACAAATCTGAGATCCAGGCTGGTTTTCTTTCAAATATCTACAGGAGGTCCtcgctttaaaaaaacaaattatgtTCCTAAAATTCCTTTTGtaggactctcccttagagatagggtgagaagctctgtcattcgggaggcgCTCattgtaaagccactgctcctccacatggagaggagccagatgaggtggttcgggcatccggTCAGAATGTGGATGTGTTTAGGgctcgtccgaccggtaggacgggcaagacccaggacacggcggGGAGGCTattgtctcccggttggcctgggaacgcctcgggatcccctgggtaGAGCTGGACAAAGatgctggggagaaggaagtctgggcttttctgcttaagctgctgcccctgcgacccgacctcagataagtggaagaagatggatggacggcaATTCATTTGATGTCCAATTTTAGCGTCGGAACTGAACACCAAAGTCACTCAGgtaaaggggtcattttatgatttttgtctacacaacatgtaatgatggttctttggtccaaattCTGCATAGATTATGCTGTAGAGACCGACCTTCAAGCCACTTTTTGGCGGAGTAGTTGGATCCAAATGAAGCCCTCCTTACCAAACCCCCTTGTTTTGTCCCCGCCCCAGCAGCCatgtttagttgttgtttttttgctttgcTCAAACCGGTGACATCCTGCAGTCGTCTGTTTTcagtgactttcaccacaacacaacttCTCAAATGATATAGCGAGACCAGCGGCTCACTGTGGTTCGTTGTCGGCTCAGGGAGGAGACGATGCGGGGGAGAGAAAGGAAGGAAGCCCGGCTACAACTATGGTACGATACGCTAGCGGAGGTGAAACTTCTACCGAGTATTTATCCCTCCAATGCTAAACCTTGGACGTATACATGAACAGAGTCTTTATCCCTCCAATGCTAAACCTTGGACGTATACATGTACCGAGTCTTTAGCCCTCCAATGCCAAACCCTGGATGTATACACAGTAGGCCCTCATCcatttaaaagtagtttttaggaaaatcagttcaatcccgggctcgggatctttctgtgtggagtttgcatgttctccctgtgactgcgtgggttccctctgggtactccggcttcctcccacccccaaagacatgcacctggggataggccccttccacctccaaagacatgcacctggggataggccaatcccaccttcaaagacatgcacctggagataggcccctcccaccttcaaaggcatgcacctggggataggttgattggcaacactaaattggccctagtgtgtgaatgtgaatgtgaatgttgtctgtctatctgtgttggccctgtgatgaggtcgcgacttgtccagggtgtaccccgcctcccgcccgaatgcagttgagataggctccagcaccgaacgggacaagcggtacaaaatggatggatggatggattctttatTTTGCTGGAAAACAGTGACGCTATTCACTTATAGTAGAAGGCCAagatagctacacaacaactcaagCTAACATTGGTAACATATCactctcacatttttaacctactgttattacttaccgcTTCATTGTCCATTGCCATAAAGAGTTGGCAGCGAGCCGGAAATTAAAAGTCATTTTGTGAAGGTCTGCGGGTGGAGCAGGACTCTTCTTGGCGCACACCTGGAGCGACTTCTTCAGCGGTGAAGGCACGTGGCCACAAA
Protein-coding sequences here:
- the uts2r3 gene encoding urotensin-2 receptor, with amino-acid sequence MEPSGSLPPPSPYTFPILPNLSLPSSAPSTSPSLASTALFCSLLSLLSLLGIIGNLYTLVLLLRRRKGRRRSGVGLTCCLMRVPAPSCLADPSSGSPSSSPLSSATSSSSLHLQVLSLALADLLYLFTAPFIVYDSLASGWAFGELGCRLLLSLDLLTMHASIFTLTAMSLDRYRAVAHPLHTSSTNSSGLLRVSLAWGLAVALSLPMMITLHLEDGEDQEGQLCVPAWDEQSSKAYLSVLFCTSILGPGLAIGALYATLGRLYWVSQTRAPWGTGTSTACPARAPKPKVLLLILGIVLAFWACFLPFWIWQLLPLYQPDMLRTVPVGTQVTVNRILTGLTYGNSCVNPFFYTLLTGKRRRNRQTLTSANQLCRKSSPMR